A window of Diabrotica undecimpunctata isolate CICGRU unplaced genomic scaffold, icDiaUnde3 ctg00003298.1, whole genome shotgun sequence genomic DNA:
GCTGGATGTAAGAAGCCTCAGGGGAGCAGATGGAGATACAGACCATAACCTAGTAAAAGCAAAAATCAGGTTTAGAATATCTTCAGAGAAACCTAAGGCCAATGAAGCATTGGTACAGTGGAACATCGATAAAATGCAAAATGAGGAAGTCCGAGAAAAttacaaacaagaaattaaacaaCATCTAAATACAGGAGACCAGAGCAATGATGTCGAAAAGCTGtggcaacaaatggaaaaattaATTACAGAGTTAGCAGAACTAATAATAGGAAAACGCAGGAAGAGAACAAGGAAATGGTTTGATAGAGAATGTCAAAAAAAACTACATGACAGATAGATAAAGCGAAACATTACGCTTCAACAAGGAGAagcagaaagtaaagaaaactaaGAAAATTAAGTAGAGAGAAAAAAAAGGAAGTACGAATAACAGAAATataaagaaatggaaaggaataggcaacagtcaaatagttgagcattttacaaatcagtgtcaaacgaaaaaaaaggcttcagacctagatactcaaaaaaaatgatgaattaataataaatgaaaaagaactgcTCCAAACATGACAAGAATATTTCAAGACTTCACTTAACATACACCAAGAAAaagaacatggagaaaatatatattttggggtggacctaccggtagaggaccccaaaatagatcaaacattgcaagcaattaacaaaattgaagaacggaaaagctccaggctttgacaatatactggctgaattccttagatacggaggagaaactctacatagacaaatacacaaactaataacacttcTATGGAACGAAGAGATAATACCAACAAAGtggcacgaaagtgtaataatccccatccatCTTTCTACTTAATGCGGCGTataaaatcttatcgaacataccgtagatcagatctttactctaaaACTTGAAAAAGGATGGGATCAGATGTGaaatgcaatggcagaacttttaGTTCCAAAAAaattatccagcttgttaagttatgtgtgtatagttgtagatccagagtacggataggtaaaAAACTctcagaaactttcgaaataagCATTGGCCTgtaacaaggagatgcgctgtcacctgtcctttttaatatcatcctggagaaagtagtaagagcagcacaacttaaaataatgtgggaaacacagtcaccaatgtgaaggagaattttaataaattggaggtagagacaaagaaaactggtttaagggtaaacgaagagaaaaccaaatacatgtgcatcaacagacaaaagcgagatagaatagggcaaaatgttacagtggacccatataactttgaaagagtggagagttttaaatatctcggagcaacaatcactgcagataacgatatcgcggaaaagattaaaggaagaattcaggcagcaaacagatgttttcaaagaaactgaaagaaaacttaaagCAACCAATACCCAATAAAAACAAATGCTGAGGTTAAACAGATGTGTaaagcgagcgatatagtccaagagattaaattcCAACGTCAAACgtcatgtccatagactccctaataattgccttgccaagttaatatgggaggcaGCCCCCACAGGAaaaaggcccttaggacgtccacgaatgcgatggagagatctaagaacaatgggctACCCattgacccaactattatggacgaccgttcaagatggaagcaagttgtgcagtcagccaaaacctaCCCCGAGTTGTAGTgctactagaagaagaagaagtttaatgGTACAGTGTCAGTTGGTGCCAGTGATTCTCGAATTCTTTGCACTCAGAAAGCAGAAATTCCATGAATAGATAATAATGCTTTGAAACATACTTGCACATCACGAAAGTCTTTATCAGGGCCACTACTAACACGATAggaataaaaagcaatattaggTGTCCCTGTACCCACTCGAATTGGTTGACACATAACTGAGAGAACGGTTATCAGACCACCTAAATACCGATTCTGATCGTCGTAGTTAGCAAGTTCATTGAATTTAGTCAAAATGCGTCGCCTTTTGGCTTCATTAACGGTAACAATACAACGAAAACAGTGGCACTTGCTGAGTATTGAGAGCCACCACTTATGAGGTGTCCTATATCATGAGTGGTGGCTCTCAGTAGTTTCATAACGCCACGAACACGacc
This region includes:
- the LOC140432229 gene encoding uncharacterized protein translates to TWVSNDHSTRNQIDHLIIDARDGSNVLDVRSLRGADGDTDHNLVKAKIRFRISSEKPKANEALVQWNIDKMQNEEVRENYKQEIKQHLNTGDQSNDVEKLWQQMEKLITELAELIIGKRRKRTRKWFDRECQKKLHDR